The Nitrosomonas communis genome has a segment encoding these proteins:
- the glgX gene encoding glycogen debranching protein GlgX, with amino-acid sequence MLPQDKASTQGEGGAGNANLTSTTGRKVAPPFMVLPGSRFPPGATVSAEGVNFCIFSRHAKRAELLLYAAADSSTPFQMILLDPELNHSFFFWHVFVKDLPVGTYYTWGMDGPNDTAATGRRFYPDIELLDPWAKAVSDTLWKRQLVCSEQDSSSKSLRAIVIEPLPGTATGAMPCWREPDLEGAVIYELHVGGFTRHPSAAVVHPGTFTALKEKIPYLQSLGITHVEFLPVMAFDTHDVQPGVAARGLCNYWGYSTHSIWAPHPGYCLDPVRATWEFRDLVDALHAANIRVLLDVVFNHTAEGGETGPVINFRGLANDIFYHLDVSDRRRYLDFTGCGNTVNCNHPMVTRFIVHCLEYWVEILGVDGFRFDLASIFARGDNGLPLANPPLPWAIESSHILSRVPLIAEAWDAAGLYHVGAFPGMAWSEWNGQYRDVMRRFVRGDPGLVGEVATRISGSADLYARDERKPTNSINFITCHDGFTLYDLVSYNSKHNEANGEDNRDGNNDNISWNCGVEGESDNPAVLKLRWQQAKNLLTILMVSRGVPMLLAGDEVLRTQHGNNNAYCQNNDLSWFDWRFTERNADMLRYTRELIALRRRHPSLTSNRFFTGSLVPGRDRADITWHGARLNEPLWHDAQARILAFTIAGQREDEEDLHVVLNMSDQPLGAPLPSLRSGCWHLAIDTAQPAPADIFVRENQMPVGGEFYPVGSRSVVVLEARA; translated from the coding sequence ATGTTGCCACAAGATAAAGCAAGTACCCAAGGGGAAGGCGGCGCAGGCAATGCCAACTTGACCTCGACGACGGGGCGTAAGGTTGCGCCACCTTTTATGGTCCTGCCAGGAAGCCGGTTTCCGCCGGGTGCAACTGTCAGTGCAGAAGGGGTGAATTTCTGTATCTTCAGTCGACATGCAAAACGGGCGGAACTGCTGCTGTATGCCGCTGCGGATAGTTCAACACCATTTCAGATGATTCTTCTCGATCCGGAACTTAACCATAGTTTCTTTTTCTGGCATGTGTTTGTCAAGGATTTGCCAGTCGGGACGTATTACACTTGGGGTATGGATGGCCCCAACGATACTGCCGCGACTGGACGGCGCTTCTACCCCGATATAGAATTGCTCGATCCTTGGGCAAAAGCAGTGAGTGATACGCTATGGAAGCGCCAACTTGTCTGCAGTGAGCAGGACAGTAGCTCGAAAAGTCTGCGTGCCATTGTCATTGAGCCGCTTCCAGGAACGGCAACTGGTGCAATGCCGTGCTGGAGGGAGCCCGACTTGGAAGGCGCAGTAATTTATGAGCTGCACGTGGGTGGTTTTACCCGTCATCCTTCCGCCGCAGTGGTTCATCCAGGCACTTTTACTGCTCTCAAGGAAAAAATTCCCTATCTACAGTCACTCGGGATCACTCACGTCGAGTTCCTGCCAGTGATGGCCTTCGACACACACGATGTTCAGCCTGGCGTGGCAGCTCGTGGGTTATGCAATTATTGGGGTTACAGCACGCACAGTATCTGGGCGCCACATCCTGGCTATTGTCTCGATCCAGTGCGCGCCACTTGGGAATTCCGCGACTTGGTCGATGCCTTGCATGCCGCTAACATCCGTGTATTGTTGGATGTGGTGTTCAATCACACGGCAGAGGGTGGAGAAACTGGACCGGTGATTAATTTCCGGGGACTTGCCAATGACATTTTTTACCATCTCGATGTCAGTGACCGACGCCGCTACCTTGATTTTACTGGTTGCGGCAACACCGTGAATTGTAACCATCCAATGGTGACAAGATTTATTGTACATTGTCTGGAATATTGGGTGGAAATACTCGGGGTAGACGGATTCCGCTTTGATCTTGCCAGCATTTTTGCACGCGGTGACAATGGTTTACCGCTGGCCAATCCACCTTTGCCTTGGGCGATCGAGTCATCGCACATACTCTCCCGAGTTCCGTTGATCGCCGAAGCATGGGATGCAGCCGGTTTATATCATGTGGGTGCTTTTCCGGGCATGGCCTGGTCGGAATGGAACGGTCAATACCGGGATGTGATGCGGCGCTTCGTACGCGGGGATCCTGGACTCGTGGGTGAAGTCGCGACCCGCATTTCTGGCAGTGCCGATCTTTATGCGCGCGACGAGCGTAAGCCGACCAACAGCATCAATTTCATTACTTGCCACGATGGCTTTACCCTTTACGATCTGGTGAGCTACAACAGCAAGCATAACGAAGCCAACGGAGAGGACAATCGCGATGGCAACAACGACAATATAAGCTGGAATTGCGGTGTCGAAGGCGAGAGCGACAATCCGGCAGTACTCAAGCTGCGTTGGCAGCAGGCGAAAAATCTACTGACCATTCTTATGGTATCGCGTGGTGTACCTATGCTGTTAGCCGGTGATGAAGTGCTGCGTACTCAACATGGTAACAATAATGCTTATTGTCAGAACAATGATCTCAGCTGGTTCGATTGGCGATTTACGGAGCGCAACGCTGATATGCTGCGTTACACCCGTGAATTGATTGCGCTGCGCCGGCGCCATCCCAGCTTGACCAGCAACCGCTTCTTTACTGGCTCACTGGTGCCCGGCCGCGATAGGGCTGATATTACTTGGCACGGAGCAAGGCTCAACGAGCCCCTCTGGCATGATGCGCAAGCACGTATCCTCGCTTTTACCATTGCTGGTCAGCGTGAGGATGAAGAGGATCTGCACGTCGTGCTGAATATGTCGGACCAGCCATTGGGTGCGCCTTTGCCGTCCTTGCGTTCCGGATGCTGGCATCTGGCAATTGACACTGCTCAACCAGCGCCTGCGGATATCTTTGTGCGCGAGAATCAGATGCCAGTGGGCGGAGAATTCTATCCAGTCGGTTCGCGTAGCGTGGTCGTGCTTGAGGCACGAGCATGA
- a CDS encoding SulP family inorganic anion transporter — protein MLSDWIPLLHDLRQYRKEWFTRDVVAGLSVTAVQVPTAIAYANLAGFPPEVGLYASILPVLIYALFGSSRQLMIGPDAATCAMIAALLLPMAGGDLDYYLKLSAGMALTAGLLMVFGGMTRMGFIVNFFSRPILIGFLNGIALSIIAGQLGKLLGITVVNRDFGPSLVELAGRFGEMDGYSLGVGCATLVLLVLIQHYLPRAPAALIALLVAGLAVFLLGSDMGSVKLVGEVPSGLPSFSLPGLGYEGVQGIFISAVGLVIVCFTSGMLTARSFAARNGYGINADQEMRAIGFANMASGLYGGFAVTGADSRTAVNEVSGGKTQLVSVVAALATAGVVLFLTQPLGYLPIPALAAVLIFSAWGLLDIAGIGRLRAIDHFEFSLSLVTTVGVLAIGVLPGVVLAITLALLNVFIKIYRPADTLLGIVPGVAGYNDLSLSDDARPVPRMMIYRFDAPLLFFNADYFKARVLSLVDSAEPKPRWFVLNAESISQLDITGAQAVDDLATELQNRGVRLAVARPKLYMRKYGQPMGLGKKIGAENIFYSVHSAVETILAREAQAHKTVPHDVQNDR, from the coding sequence ATGTTGAGTGACTGGATCCCTCTGCTGCACGATCTACGCCAATATCGCAAGGAATGGTTTACTCGTGATGTAGTTGCTGGGCTCTCGGTTACGGCAGTACAGGTACCCACAGCGATCGCCTATGCCAATCTGGCAGGTTTTCCGCCTGAAGTCGGTCTCTATGCGAGCATACTGCCGGTGCTGATCTATGCTTTGTTTGGTTCGTCGCGACAACTTATGATCGGGCCAGATGCAGCCACTTGCGCGATGATCGCTGCATTGCTGCTGCCGATGGCGGGCGGTGATCTGGATTATTACCTGAAGCTCTCGGCTGGCATGGCGCTCACGGCAGGCTTGCTGATGGTCTTTGGTGGCATGACCCGTATGGGTTTTATCGTGAATTTCTTCTCACGCCCAATTTTGATCGGTTTTCTCAACGGTATCGCGCTCAGCATCATTGCCGGACAACTGGGCAAGTTGCTCGGCATTACAGTGGTAAACCGGGATTTCGGACCGTCGCTAGTGGAACTGGCTGGGCGCTTCGGCGAGATGGATGGCTACAGTTTGGGTGTGGGGTGCGCTACGTTGGTGCTGCTGGTTCTGATCCAACACTATCTCCCCCGTGCGCCAGCGGCACTGATTGCGCTGCTGGTCGCCGGCCTAGCCGTATTTTTGTTGGGGTCAGATATGGGCTCGGTTAAACTGGTTGGTGAGGTTCCCTCCGGCTTGCCATCATTCTCGCTTCCGGGACTGGGTTATGAAGGTGTGCAGGGCATTTTTATAAGTGCAGTCGGTCTGGTTATCGTCTGCTTCACTAGCGGCATGCTCACTGCGCGGAGCTTTGCTGCGCGCAATGGCTATGGTATCAATGCCGATCAGGAGATGCGCGCGATCGGCTTTGCTAACATGGCATCGGGACTGTACGGCGGGTTTGCGGTCACCGGGGCTGACTCACGCACGGCAGTCAATGAGGTAAGTGGCGGCAAGACTCAACTGGTATCGGTGGTCGCTGCATTGGCTACAGCCGGGGTCGTGTTATTCTTAACGCAACCGCTGGGATACCTGCCTATCCCTGCTCTAGCTGCTGTGCTGATTTTTTCTGCTTGGGGCCTGCTGGATATTGCTGGTATAGGTCGCTTGCGCGCGATTGATCACTTCGAGTTCAGTTTGTCCCTAGTGACGACTGTTGGCGTGCTTGCTATCGGTGTGTTGCCGGGTGTAGTGCTCGCGATCACGCTGGCGCTACTCAATGTGTTTATCAAGATTTATCGACCGGCAGATACGCTGCTGGGTATTGTACCAGGCGTGGCTGGCTACAATGACCTCAGTCTGTCGGATGATGCCCGACCGGTACCTCGCATGATGATCTACCGCTTCGATGCACCATTGCTATTTTTTAATGCCGATTATTTCAAAGCACGGGTACTGTCATTGGTAGACAGCGCTGAACCCAAACCACGCTGGTTCGTGCTCAACGCTGAATCCATCAGCCAACTTGATATTACCGGGGCACAGGCTGTCGATGATCTGGCCACCGAGCTGCAGAACCGTGGTGTGCGTCTAGCCGTTGCCCGACCAAAGTTGTATATGCGTAAGTACGGACAACCAATGGGGCTGGGTAAGAAAATTGGTGCGGAAAATATTTTCTATTCCGTCCATTCTGCAGTTGAAACTATTCTGGCAAGAGAAGCGCAAGCGCATAAAACAGTGCCTCACGATGTTCAAAATGACCGGTAA
- a CDS encoding LOG family protein: MALLRRSNMSKQSSSSITDATTVSLADEEAVKRILVETIFGLWAAVNNLTRLRPSRRERYRVTIFGSARTQPGHWVYKEVKRMAEALAAMGCDIVTGGGPGLMQAANEGAEVAKAPERVHNIGIRVKLPFEQEVNPFVAEAFEHQTFFTRLQHFVLLSDAYIVAPGGIGTVLESTMI; the protein is encoded by the coding sequence ATGGCCTTATTGAGGCGAAGTAACATGAGTAAGCAATCTTCCTCATCCATTACAGATGCGACCACTGTCAGCCTGGCTGACGAGGAGGCGGTGAAACGTATCCTTGTTGAGACGATTTTCGGTCTCTGGGCGGCGGTAAACAATCTCACGCGCTTGCGTCCTTCCAGGCGCGAGCGCTATCGCGTCACGATTTTTGGCTCGGCCCGCACTCAACCTGGTCACTGGGTATATAAAGAGGTTAAGCGCATGGCAGAGGCACTGGCAGCCATGGGCTGCGATATTGTGACAGGTGGGGGGCCAGGTTTGATGCAGGCGGCCAACGAAGGTGCGGAAGTAGCCAAAGCACCGGAGCGAGTACATAACATTGGCATTCGTGTAAAGCTGCCGTTTGAGCAAGAGGTCAACCCATTCGTTGCGGAGGCTTTCGAGCATCAGACATTCTTTACCCGCTTGCAACACTTCGTCTTACTGTCCGATGCTTATATTGTCGCACCGGGTGGTATTGGCACGGTGCTTGAGTCGACGATGATCTAG
- the ppk2 gene encoding polyphosphate kinase 2, with protein sequence MKKAHIHESPEQRADIPSKKSSKNKLKRKDYEKALLSLQAKLCSVQDWVIATGQRIILVFEGRDAAGKGGTIKAITERVSPRVFRVVALPAPSDREKSQMYIQRYMGHFPAAGEIVIFDRSWYNRAGVEHVMGFCTEAQHRRFLELCPFFEKQIVDNGIYLLKYWLEVSDEEQERRFHARIDDPVRQWKLSPMDLPSRERWYDYSRARDEMLAATDTDFAPWHIVRSDDKKRARLNLIGHLLKQIPYEPIAHKKVKLPKRMTKNAYDDEATMVNRRWIPEIY encoded by the coding sequence ATGAAAAAAGCACATATTCATGAATCTCCAGAACAGCGTGCAGACATACCTAGCAAGAAATCTAGCAAGAACAAGCTCAAACGCAAGGATTATGAAAAGGCTCTGCTCAGTTTGCAGGCGAAACTATGTTCTGTGCAGGATTGGGTTATCGCTACAGGGCAACGCATCATTCTCGTATTTGAGGGGCGCGATGCGGCAGGCAAAGGCGGTACCATCAAGGCGATTACTGAACGTGTGAGTCCGCGTGTATTCAGGGTGGTCGCTTTGCCAGCCCCCTCCGACCGCGAGAAATCGCAGATGTATATCCAGCGCTACATGGGGCATTTTCCCGCGGCAGGTGAGATTGTTATTTTTGATCGCAGTTGGTACAACCGCGCTGGTGTCGAGCATGTGATGGGTTTCTGTACCGAAGCCCAGCATCGTCGTTTTCTGGAACTGTGCCCATTCTTCGAGAAGCAAATTGTGGATAATGGCATCTATCTGCTCAAGTATTGGCTGGAGGTCAGTGATGAAGAACAGGAGCGCCGCTTTCATGCACGCATAGATGATCCTGTGCGTCAGTGGAAATTGTCACCGATGGACTTGCCTTCGCGTGAGCGCTGGTATGACTATTCACGCGCGCGTGATGAGATGTTGGCAGCTACTGACACCGATTTTGCACCTTGGCACATCGTGCGTTCCGACGACAAAAAGCGTGCGCGCCTGAATTTAATTGGTCATCTACTGAAGCAGATCCCTTATGAGCCCATAGCTCATAAGAAAGTTAAATTACCTAAACGCATGACAAAGAACGCCTATGACGATGAAGCAACCATGGTAAATCGGCGTTGGATCCCGGAAATTTACTGA
- a CDS encoding efflux RND transporter periplasmic adaptor subunit has product MYVRVLIVFFVLAAFLIQSGCSQEASAPQQRPAPEVTVITVTPQDIPYTPSFVAQTESSRQVDIVARISGFLDRIAYQEGDLVKEGQLLFQLDQKPFKAELEAARGVLQAQQARFKTAGANLKRVKPLAEQNALSQADLDRAQGEFDAAKAAVFSASANVKQAELNLGYTTIRAPVTGLASRSLQREGTYVNAMAETAKLTYVAAIDPIWVTFSVSQNQMARIREESQKGSIIRPKSQDYEVELVLPDGKPFAERGRINFADPSFSQDTGSFMVRAVLPNPDRELRPGMFVTAYVKGGLRPNAIVVPQLSVQQGSNGHIVYVIKPDGTAEVRPVVVGDYEGEKDIVILSGLQAGDQLVVEGMLKVVPGQPVKIVEPSGDNDKAAARPDVVAQE; this is encoded by the coding sequence ATGTATGTACGCGTTCTGATTGTTTTTTTTGTTCTTGCTGCTTTCCTCATACAAAGCGGCTGCTCCCAGGAAGCATCCGCCCCACAGCAGCGGCCGGCACCTGAAGTGACCGTGATCACTGTGACCCCGCAGGATATTCCCTATACCCCTAGCTTCGTCGCGCAGACTGAAAGTTCGCGCCAGGTGGACATTGTTGCCCGCATTTCAGGTTTTCTCGACCGCATTGCTTACCAGGAAGGTGATTTGGTGAAAGAGGGGCAATTACTGTTTCAACTCGATCAAAAACCATTTAAGGCTGAGTTAGAAGCTGCTCGTGGAGTACTGCAAGCGCAGCAGGCAAGGTTTAAGACGGCTGGCGCCAATCTTAAGCGTGTAAAACCGCTTGCTGAACAGAACGCACTTTCACAGGCTGATCTGGATCGAGCACAGGGAGAATTTGATGCAGCGAAGGCAGCCGTGTTCTCAGCAAGCGCGAATGTGAAGCAAGCTGAGCTGAACCTTGGCTATACCACCATCCGTGCTCCAGTGACGGGCCTTGCAAGCCGCTCACTCCAGCGTGAAGGTACGTATGTGAATGCGATGGCGGAGACTGCTAAACTCACCTATGTCGCTGCGATTGATCCGATCTGGGTCACGTTTAGTGTTTCGCAGAATCAGATGGCTCGCATTCGCGAAGAAAGCCAAAAAGGATCGATCATTCGACCTAAGAGCCAGGATTACGAGGTGGAGCTTGTTCTTCCTGATGGAAAACCATTTGCGGAAAGAGGAAGGATTAACTTTGCCGATCCATCGTTCAGTCAGGATACCGGTTCTTTCATGGTGCGTGCGGTGCTGCCAAATCCTGATAGGGAACTCCGTCCAGGCATGTTTGTAACGGCATACGTGAAGGGGGGGCTGCGGCCAAATGCAATCGTGGTACCACAGCTTTCAGTGCAGCAGGGGTCGAACGGTCATATCGTATACGTGATTAAGCCGGACGGTACAGCAGAAGTGAGGCCGGTAGTGGTGGGTGACTATGAGGGCGAAAAAGACATTGTGATCCTGAGCGGACTACAGGCCGGCGACCAGCTTGTGGTAGAAGGCATGCTCAAGGTGGTTCCTGGTCAACCGGTTAAGATCGTAGAGCCATCAGGGGATAACGATAAAGCAGCAGCCAGGCCTGATGTGGTCGCACAGGAATAG
- a CDS encoding glycogen/starch/alpha-glucan phosphorylase — MEVRTGMQAAALKQAVIDHLHYSIGHPPVAMTLHDYYYALALAVRDRMQHRWLNTIQTNFDLKRKIVCYLSAEFLMGPHLGNNLLNLGIEQEARTALAELGQDLDSVLECEEEPGLGNGGLGRLAACYLDSLATLQRPAVGFGIRYEFGIFDQEIHDGWQTEITDKWLRYGNPWEIAKPEVACYVNWGGHTEHYRDEAGSDRVRWVPYRVVKGTAFDTPIQGYGVNNCNTLRLWSAEAVESFDFQAFNTGDYYQAVEDKVVSETVTKVLYPNDEPQIGKHLRLGQQYFFVSCSLQNLLHILELADVPVENFAERYAVQLNDTHPSIGVAELMRLLVDERRLGWDKAWAITVQTFGYTNHTLLPEALETWPLPMFQTLLPRHLEIIYEINRRFLDEVRARFPRDEARVARMSLIGEAGEKCIRMAHLAAVGSHAINGVAALHSDLLKASVLKDFYEMWPERFSNKTNGVTPRRFLALANPGLRALLNETLGGQWPVEVGWLHELEAKAGDAAFRSKWRAIKEANKKRLADYIRAHTDIELDPTWLFDIQVKRIHEYKRQHLNVLHIVTLYRRLKENPGLKIPPRAFIFGGKAAPGYFMAKRIIKLINAVAETINADPDVNTRMKVAFVPNFNVQNAQLIYPAADLSEQISTAGKEASGTGNMKFMLNGALTIGTLDGANVEIREEVGAENFFLFGLTAEEVERIKRERYHPTDYIASNPELRAVLELINSGYFSRGDAEVFRSVVDNLTFSDPFLVLADYAAYIACQEQVNVAWQDKEKWTRMSILNTACSGKFSSDRAIREYCDEIWNVQPVTVK; from the coding sequence GTGGAGGTACGCACGGGTATGCAGGCCGCTGCACTCAAACAAGCCGTGATTGATCACTTGCACTATTCCATCGGGCACCCGCCGGTGGCCATGACATTACATGATTATTACTATGCGCTCGCGCTGGCAGTGCGTGATCGCATGCAGCACCGCTGGCTGAACACTATACAAACTAATTTCGATCTCAAACGTAAGATCGTCTGCTATCTCTCAGCAGAATTCCTTATGGGGCCGCATCTGGGCAATAACCTGCTGAATCTCGGTATCGAACAAGAAGCCCGGACTGCGCTGGCTGAACTTGGCCAGGATCTCGATTCCGTCCTGGAGTGTGAAGAGGAGCCAGGTTTAGGTAATGGCGGTTTGGGAAGGCTCGCTGCGTGTTATCTCGATTCGTTGGCAACACTGCAACGTCCGGCTGTTGGCTTTGGTATCCGCTATGAATTTGGTATCTTTGACCAGGAGATTCATGATGGCTGGCAGACGGAGATAACAGATAAATGGTTGCGCTATGGCAATCCTTGGGAAATTGCAAAACCAGAAGTTGCTTGCTATGTCAATTGGGGTGGGCACACCGAGCATTACCGTGATGAAGCAGGTAGCGATCGCGTACGCTGGGTACCGTACCGAGTGGTAAAGGGCACCGCCTTCGACACACCGATACAAGGCTATGGTGTTAATAACTGCAACACTTTGCGGTTATGGAGTGCCGAGGCAGTGGAATCTTTCGACTTCCAGGCTTTCAACACGGGTGATTACTACCAGGCGGTTGAGGACAAAGTGGTGTCCGAAACAGTAACTAAAGTGCTGTATCCTAACGACGAGCCGCAGATCGGCAAGCACCTGCGCCTGGGTCAGCAATATTTCTTCGTTTCCTGCTCGCTGCAGAATTTGCTTCATATCCTGGAGCTTGCAGACGTGCCAGTGGAGAATTTTGCAGAACGTTATGCTGTGCAACTCAACGACACGCATCCGTCCATCGGGGTGGCTGAACTGATGCGCCTGCTGGTGGATGAACGACGATTGGGCTGGGATAAGGCTTGGGCTATCACCGTTCAGACCTTTGGTTACACGAACCACACGCTGTTACCTGAGGCATTAGAGACTTGGCCATTGCCGATGTTCCAGACATTGCTGCCGCGCCATCTGGAAATCATCTACGAAATTAACCGTCGTTTCCTCGATGAGGTACGTGCGCGTTTTCCAAGGGATGAAGCGCGTGTGGCAAGAATGTCCTTGATCGGCGAAGCGGGTGAAAAGTGTATACGCATGGCACACCTCGCCGCTGTCGGTAGTCATGCTATTAACGGGGTAGCAGCACTACACTCTGATTTACTCAAGGCAAGTGTATTGAAGGATTTTTACGAGATGTGGCCCGAACGCTTCAGCAATAAAACGAATGGGGTCACGCCACGCCGCTTCCTGGCACTTGCTAACCCAGGATTGCGCGCCTTGCTCAATGAGACACTCGGTGGGCAATGGCCGGTGGAGGTGGGGTGGCTGCACGAACTCGAAGCCAAGGCCGGTGATGCCGCATTCCGGAGCAAGTGGCGTGCGATCAAAGAAGCCAATAAGAAGCGCTTAGCTGACTACATCCGAGCACATACCGACATCGAGCTCGATCCCACTTGGTTGTTTGACATTCAGGTCAAGCGCATCCATGAGTACAAGCGACAGCATTTGAACGTGTTGCATATCGTCACGCTTTACCGCCGTCTCAAAGAGAATCCAGGGCTCAAGATTCCGCCGCGTGCTTTCATTTTCGGTGGTAAAGCCGCGCCCGGCTATTTCATGGCCAAGCGTATCATCAAGCTCATCAATGCTGTGGCTGAGACAATTAACGCTGATCCGGATGTGAATACGCGCATGAAGGTGGCTTTTGTGCCCAACTTTAATGTCCAGAACGCTCAGCTCATCTATCCGGCTGCCGATCTGTCAGAACAGATTTCCACTGCCGGTAAAGAAGCTTCCGGCACTGGCAACATGAAATTCATGCTCAACGGCGCGCTCACCATTGGCACGCTTGATGGGGCTAATGTGGAAATACGCGAGGAGGTCGGAGCAGAGAATTTTTTCCTGTTTGGCCTGACTGCCGAGGAGGTAGAGCGTATTAAGCGCGAAAGGTATCACCCAACTGACTACATTGCCAGCAATCCTGAATTGCGTGCAGTGCTGGAACTTATCAACAGTGGGTATTTTTCCCGCGGTGATGCCGAAGTATTTCGCTCTGTAGTCGACAACCTGACCTTTTCCGATCCGTTCCTGGTGCTGGCTGATTATGCCGCCTATATCGCGTGCCAGGAGCAGGTAAATGTTGCATGGCAGGATAAAGAAAAGTGGACGCGCATGTCCATTCTCAATACCGCATGCAGTGGTAAATTCTCCTCCGATCGCGCTATCCGCGAATACTGTGACGAAATCTGGAATGTACAACCTGTAACCGTAAAATGA
- a CDS encoding acetate/propionate family kinase: MSNSIILVVNAGSSSLKFSVFRVNGAENLPLVIRGQMDGIGTRPYLKVRDANETMLVESDLTTSEAATVGDAITLVGAWLRERLQHESLFAVGHRVVHGGTQFSHPVLVDREVLMALEQLIPLAPLHQPHNLAAIRAIGERQPQIPQVACFDTAFHRTHPQIADLYALPWKYYESGVRHYGFHGLSYEYIALILPKMAPEIANGRVIVAHLGSGASLCALRAGKSIDSTMGFSPLDGVPMGTRPGALDPGVLLYLVNQCGLSGGELETLLYKESGLLGLSGISNDMRILLESQESRAQLAVEYFVHYTVKQIGALAAVLGGVDGIVFTAGIGEHSPVIRARILQACAWLGVSVDTAANERSDSCISSTDSKVSAWVIPTNEELMIARHTLALINSRKGGHVE, encoded by the coding sequence ATGAGCAACAGTATCATTCTGGTCGTCAATGCCGGTTCATCCAGCCTGAAATTTTCAGTGTTTCGCGTAAATGGCGCTGAAAATTTACCATTGGTAATCCGCGGGCAGATGGATGGCATTGGTACTCGTCCGTATTTGAAGGTAAGAGATGCTAACGAAACAATGCTGGTTGAATCTGATCTTACCACTTCGGAAGCGGCTACAGTTGGAGATGCCATTACGCTCGTCGGCGCCTGGCTGCGCGAGCGCTTGCAACATGAGTCGCTATTCGCCGTGGGGCATCGTGTAGTACATGGCGGTACCCAATTTTCCCATCCTGTGCTGGTTGATCGCGAGGTATTGATGGCGCTGGAGCAGTTGATTCCGCTTGCTCCTTTGCATCAACCTCATAATCTGGCTGCGATCCGCGCAATCGGCGAAAGGCAACCACAGATACCGCAGGTGGCTTGTTTCGATACGGCATTTCACCGCACCCATCCGCAGATTGCTGATCTTTATGCATTGCCTTGGAAATACTATGAATCCGGGGTGAGACACTATGGTTTCCACGGCCTGTCATACGAATATATCGCGCTCATATTGCCGAAGATGGCTCCTGAGATTGCTAATGGACGGGTGATCGTGGCCCATCTTGGCAGTGGCGCAAGCTTATGTGCCTTGCGAGCAGGCAAAAGTATTGATTCGACTATGGGATTTTCGCCGCTTGATGGGGTGCCGATGGGGACGCGGCCGGGTGCGCTGGATCCAGGCGTATTGCTGTATCTCGTCAATCAGTGTGGCTTGTCAGGGGGCGAACTGGAAACGCTGTTATATAAAGAGTCAGGGCTGCTGGGGTTGTCTGGCATTAGCAACGATATGCGCATCCTGCTGGAAAGTCAGGAGTCACGCGCGCAATTGGCTGTGGAGTATTTCGTGCATTACACCGTCAAACAGATCGGTGCGCTTGCTGCGGTGCTCGGCGGAGTAGATGGCATCGTGTTTACAGCCGGGATTGGCGAGCATTCACCGGTGATCCGGGCACGCATTCTGCAGGCCTGTGCTTGGCTAGGTGTGTCGGTCGATACCGCCGCCAATGAGCGAAGTGACTCGTGCATCTCGTCAACAGACAGCAAGGTCTCAGCCTGGGTGATTCCTACCAATGAGGAACTGATGATCGCGCGCCATACGCTGGCACTGATAAACAGTCGAAAGGGTGGACATGTTGAGTGA